From a single Glycine soja cultivar W05 chromosome 19, ASM419377v2, whole genome shotgun sequence genomic region:
- the LOC114399647 gene encoding uncharacterized protein LOC114399647 isoform X1, producing MLGPATPDKFEIPIRSESMKNDQYSSPLLKRNSSKSRVQINGSNRERCSMDEERSVRIMDSGVRKPAGSGMKIIDSGCSHGDSFHYKATIEFGILSSRTHIDDEYAYAVEKDPKILLTWDPSAPLQQFVKELSFVFPNVQRMNRGGQNSTWLIQRGVKIENN from the exons ATGCTG GGTCCAGCAACACCGGACAAATTTGAAATCCCCATCAGATCCGAGAGCATGAAAAATGATCAGTACTCGTCACCACTACTCAAG AGAAACAGCTCTAAATCCCGTGTACAGATCAATGGCAGCAATCGAGAGAGATGTAGTATGGATGAAGAGAGAAGTGTGAGGATCATGGACTCTGGTGTGAGGAAACCAGCAGGTAGTGGTATGAAGATCATTGACTCTGGTTGCTCCCATGGAGATTCCTTCCATTATAAAGCAACCATAGAATTCGGAATACTCAG TTCGAGAACGCACATTGACGATGAGTATGCTTATGCTGTGGAAAAGGATCCTAAAATTTTGCTGACTTGGGATCCTAGTGCTCCTCTTCAACAGTTTGTTAAG GAGTTGAGTTTTGTGTTTCCCAATGTGCAAAGGATGAATCGCGGTGGTCAG AATTCAACCTGGCTCATACAGAGAGGAGTGaagattgaaaataattaa
- the LOC114399647 gene encoding uncharacterized protein LOC114399647 isoform X2, producing the protein MLGPATPDKFEIPIRSESMKNDQYSSPLLKINGSNRERCSMDEERSVRIMDSGVRKPAGSGMKIIDSGCSHGDSFHYKATIEFGILSSRTHIDDEYAYAVEKDPKILLTWDPSAPLQQFVKELSFVFPNVQRMNRGGQNSTWLIQRGVKIENN; encoded by the exons ATGCTG GGTCCAGCAACACCGGACAAATTTGAAATCCCCATCAGATCCGAGAGCATGAAAAATGATCAGTACTCGTCACCACTACTCAAG ATCAATGGCAGCAATCGAGAGAGATGTAGTATGGATGAAGAGAGAAGTGTGAGGATCATGGACTCTGGTGTGAGGAAACCAGCAGGTAGTGGTATGAAGATCATTGACTCTGGTTGCTCCCATGGAGATTCCTTCCATTATAAAGCAACCATAGAATTCGGAATACTCAG TTCGAGAACGCACATTGACGATGAGTATGCTTATGCTGTGGAAAAGGATCCTAAAATTTTGCTGACTTGGGATCCTAGTGCTCCTCTTCAACAGTTTGTTAAG GAGTTGAGTTTTGTGTTTCCCAATGTGCAAAGGATGAATCGCGGTGGTCAG AATTCAACCTGGCTCATACAGAGAGGAGTGaagattgaaaataattaa
- the LOC114399647 gene encoding uncharacterized protein LOC114399647 isoform X3, translating into MKNDQYSSPLLKRNSSKSRVQINGSNRERCSMDEERSVRIMDSGVRKPAGSGMKIIDSGCSHGDSFHYKATIEFGILSSRTHIDDEYAYAVEKDPKILLTWDPSAPLQQFVKELSFVFPNVQRMNRGGQNSTWLIQRGVKIENN; encoded by the exons ATGAAAAATGATCAGTACTCGTCACCACTACTCAAG AGAAACAGCTCTAAATCCCGTGTACAGATCAATGGCAGCAATCGAGAGAGATGTAGTATGGATGAAGAGAGAAGTGTGAGGATCATGGACTCTGGTGTGAGGAAACCAGCAGGTAGTGGTATGAAGATCATTGACTCTGGTTGCTCCCATGGAGATTCCTTCCATTATAAAGCAACCATAGAATTCGGAATACTCAG TTCGAGAACGCACATTGACGATGAGTATGCTTATGCTGTGGAAAAGGATCCTAAAATTTTGCTGACTTGGGATCCTAGTGCTCCTCTTCAACAGTTTGTTAAG GAGTTGAGTTTTGTGTTTCCCAATGTGCAAAGGATGAATCGCGGTGGTCAG AATTCAACCTGGCTCATACAGAGAGGAGTGaagattgaaaataattaa
- the LOC114399162 gene encoding cation/calcium exchanger 1-like, protein MARFIYYDTKPRSKKLLLLLNISFIYLTFLFLKTYLHPSSSPNIVHASTKIFNHARMLSDISVDGCTDLHKYSDYDSKCLYVKSNVHCRSKGYINYLQIFYCSFGHSPILGHSLLVMWLVVLFYLLADTASNYFCNNLEGLSDILRLSPTIAGVTLLSLGNGAPDFFASVVSFTRSNDGAVGLNSILGGAFFVSSAVLGVISFLVRANEIAIDKASFIRDVIFFLFSLFILLVIISIGKITLLGSICYVSIYFLYVCAVSATYFIYGGDRTECELVSSSEDLTESGIPLLGCVDDEKSNVSNKEVIKDNNGDKQKCFGYDSFDFTYLSKFLQVLELPLSLPRRLTIPVVSEEGWSKPYAVISVTLAPVLFATLCNTQMENVSSKSSLVSYLTAALIGIVLGNMACVTTKSTSPPRKCLFPWLAGGFSMSVTWTYIIAEELVSLLVAIGSVIGVSPSILGLTVLAWGNSLGDLIANGAMAKNGGADGAQIAVSGCYAGPMFNILMGLGLPLVLSAWSEYPDSYVIPKDPSLYATLLFLMGGVLWALVILIKKKMKLDKSLGVGLLTIYLCFLFIRMAIAIGVIKF, encoded by the coding sequence ATGGCACGTTTCATCTACTACGACACCAAACCCCGATCCAAAaaactcctccttctcctcaACATATCCTTCATTTATCTCACCTTTCTCTTCCTCAAAACCTATCTCCACCCTTCTTCTAGTCCTAATATTGTTCATGCCTCCACAAAAATCTTCAACCATGCTAGAATGCTAAGTGACATCAGTGTTGATGGCTGCACTGATCTTCACAAGTACTCAGATTATGACTCCAAGTGCTTATATGTCAAATCCAATGTTCACTGCAGGTCAAAAGGGTACATAAACTATCTCCAAATCTTCTACTGCAGCTTTGGCCACTCCCCAATTTTGGGTCATTCACTGCTTGTAATGTGGCTTGTGGTATTGTTTTATCTTTTGGCTGATACAGCTTCAAACTACTTTTGCAATAACCTAGAAGGTCTCTCTGACATCTTAAGACTATCCCCAACCATAGCTGGGGTAACCTTGCTTTCTCTTGGAAATGGTGCCCCTGATTTTTTTGCAAGTGTTGTTTCTTTCACAAGATCCAATGATGGGGCAGTTGGCCTCAATAGCATTCTGGGGGGAGCATTTTTTGTCTCCAGTGCTGTTTTGGGGGTCATAAGTTTCCTTGTTAGAGcaaatgaaattgcaattgaCAAGGCAAGTTTCATTAGAGATGTcatctttttcctcttctctcttttcatccTGCTTGTCATCATTTCCATTGGTAAAATTACCTTGCTGGGTTCAATTTGTTATGTTTCTATATACTTCCTTTATGTCTGTGCTGTCTCTGCCACATATTTCATCTATGGAGGGGACAGGACAGAATGTGAGCTTGTCTCATCTTCTGAGGACTTGACAGAATCTGGTATACCCTTGCTAGGCTGTGTTGATGATGAGAaatcaaatgtatcaaataaagaGGTTATTAAAGATAATAATGGGGACAAACAAAAGTGTTTTGGTTATGATTCATTTGACTTTACTTACTTGAGCAAGTTTCTACAAGTACTAGAGTTACCTCTTAGCTTGCCAAGAAGGCTTACTATACCAGTTGTTAGTGAGGAGGGTTGGTCAAAGCCATATGCTGTTATATCAGTTACTTTGGCCCCAGTGTTGTTTGCAACTCTTTGTAACACCCAAATGGAAAATGTGAGTTCAAAGAGTAGTCTTGTTTCATACTTGACAGCTGCTTTAATTGGGATTGTTTTGGGGAACATGGCATGTGTGACCACCAAGAGCACTAGTCCACCCAGAAAGTGCTTGTTTCCTTGGCTAGCTGGGGGCTTCTCTATGAGTGTAACATGGACCTACATCATTGCTGAGGAATTGGTTTCCCTCTTGGTTGCAATTGGGAGTGTCATAGGGGTTAGTCCTTCAATCCTTGGACTAACTGTCCTGGCTTGGGGTAATTCTCTAGGGGATTTGATAGCCAATGGTGCAATGGCCAAGAATGGTGGAGCTGATGGGGCCCAAATAGCTGTCTCTGGCTGTTATGCAGGTCCTATGTTTAACATTTTGATGGGCTTGGGCTTGCCTCTTGTTCTCTCAGCATGGTCTGAATACCCAGACTCTTATGTCATTCCCAAGGATCCTTCTCTTTATGCAACACTTTTGTTCTTGATGGGAGGGGTGCTTTGGGCCCTTGTGATATtgataaagaagaaaatgaagcttGATAAGTCCTTGGGAGTTGGGCTCTTGACCATTTACCTCTGCTTTTTGTTTATAAGGATGGCCATAGCAATTGGTGTTATTAAATTCTAG